CAGAATTTCTCTTCTATGTCTTGCCATTTTTTAAGTTGTTCTCTAGCATCAACTAGAGTCTGTCCTCTGTCTTCCCCGAAGTAGTAAGTATGGAGCCAGGTTAAGTGTTGCTTGCATTCATCtatgttggttttgatattgCCATAGACCTCCTTGTTCCAGACTCCGATATTTAGCTTTATGTTTTTAAGCTTTCTAGCTATAGAAAAAGCACTTGAGCCATGGGTGTATTTTTTCCAGCATTCAGCAATAATTTTCCTGCAATCTTCATGATCTAACCATGGTCCAAAAAATTTGAAAGGAATCTTACCATTTTTGCTGTGGGGATTTGAGTTAAGTAAGATTGGGTGGTGATCAGACCCAATAGCCAACAAATTAGTAATAGTGGTATTTGGAAAAATAGCAATCCAATCATCATTAGCTAGACCTCTATCCAACCTTTGTTCAGTAAGAGCAtggccctttcttttatttgaccaAGTGAAAGGACAACCAGTAAAACCAAGATCAGTAAGATCTAAATTCAGGATATTTTCATTGAATGCAGAGGCTTCATTAGCATCTATGGATGTGTGCTAAACTTTTCAGTATCATGGGGAACCAAATTTAGATCCCTAATTACCAGCCAAGGTAACTTATTAGAGACAGCAGTGGTTTCAAGCTTTTGCCAAGAGTGGAGCTTGGAAGTGGTGTTATAAGGGTTACCATAGTAACCTGTAAATAACCAAATGGGGCTATTGGAAATGCTGATTTTAGCATTGAGATGGTTAATTGAGCAGTCTAATATCTCTAGAGATACATTGGTTTTCCATATTAATGCTAATCCACCAGCAGTGCCACTTGCTCCACCTGGATTGACATACCAGAAATTGCTGATTCCTAACTCATTCACGATTTTCTTGAGTTTATCACTCTTTAGTCTAGTTTCAGATAAGAAGATAATGTCAGGGTTAAGCTTATTGAGCATATCATTAAGGTATCTTTTAGCATCCCTAGTGCCCAGTCCTTGGCAATTCCATGCTAAAGAAGTAAAGAATTGCCAAAAGTAGGACACTGCTGGATACTTAGAGGTAGGCCTTCTTGTGACATTATCATAATGCTTGAAGATAAGGGAAATAACCATGTAAACCATAATGAGATTTTTTAAAAAGGAGTAAGTGAAAGAGTTGAGTGAATATACCATTGTACCAGCAGAAGAGCAATCCAAAATGCAATTATCCAAAGGATAATGAGGGTGTCCATATTCTCCTGAGTTATATCATTCAGATCTTTGTATCTCTTGGTGCTTGCCATTTGCATGATGTTGAGATTAGAATTTGCTTCTGAAAGAGGGCTTCTTTCTCTTGGTATCCATAGTATTACTAGAGGAAGTCTTAAGAGAAGTGTCATCTTGTTCTTCAAAATTATGTTCCTTTTTCTTTGCCTTCCTGGAagctttctttttctgttttgatTCAGCTTCCATGTTTGCTTCGATTTGAGCCAAAGTAGGTAGAGAATTAAAAGGGAAATGTTTTGGGGTATTGGTGATTGGAAAAATTTGTTCAGCACCTGCAAGATCAGCAACAACAGTTTCCTCATCATTCTTGCTTTGGGTGTTGTTGTTTTTGGATGTTGTTCTTGCAGCAGCTTTCCACTTTGGAAGTTTTTTCTTGTAGGAGCCAGCTATATTTTTTGCTATATCCAATCTTTTGTTTCTGATTAGGCAAGCTAAGACATCTGGGTGAGGAGAGTCATTAGCTTCAGAGGTAGATGGTTGAGCTGCAAAGGTTATATGATTATTTGAAATGGAAGCAATATTAGCAATTGACTTTTATAGCTCTAATCTTTTGACAATCTTCATTTTCACTTCAAACTCAACAGCAGCATCTGCATCTGAGTAGTGTCTGTGAATGATATCCTTTCTAGCTTGAACTGTTTTTTGTCTAGGAGTTATAGGTGGAGGGGCTGGCTGAGGGGTTGGGAGGTGGTAATAGTCAGGGTTGTATTGGTTTGGAGGTGATGGACAAGGTGGGCTTGGGTGATCAAGAATTCTACAAACTTTGCAGAATTTGATGCCATTGAGAGCATAGGCACATTCCAACCAGTGAGACAAAGTAGGAGTTTCAAAGGCTTCTATTCCAAACTTGAGAGATTTAGTTACATTGATTGTAACTTTAActtccaattttttttcaaaCCTGTCTCTACCATAAGGTTTCTTGGATCCCTGAAAGACTCCAATTGGTCTTATAAGGTTTGGTATATCTGGAATTATGTGAGTTGGGATTCTCTTCACTAGGAGCCAGATCATCACTTTAGAGAAGAGCTCTTCATCAATGAGCTCAGAACCTTTAACAGGGACTCCCACTAGAACCATCAGATTGTCAAAAACCCCTCTAGTGCCTCCATTTCTCAGAGTTGAGTAATCTTCTTCATGAGTAGTTCTGAAAATGTAAGAATTTCTTCTTCTGTTCCAAACTTCAACCTCAATTCTGCTGATCATTTCCCAGTTTGCATTGATGAAGTTACTAACTTTGGTTGTTTGGAAGCAAATATTACTGCAAAGTTTACCAATGAAACATCCTTTCCAATCTTGAGCTTGCTTGGTTTTGATATTCCTCAGAATTGAtaaaaaattttggaaacaaatccTCAGGAATGGTTAAGGAtgtgttcatttttttttaccaGATTCTCAATGGATGGTGGGTTAGAATTAGAGGAGGAGGCCATTAAaatgattttatgagaccaaagAAGGAAATAGATGTGAGGGTTATGTTCACTTGGGGTAGAAAAAGTAAAGTATAAGACAGTGAGGGTGATGTTGATGTGACTAACTTTAATTTGAAATTTTTTCACGGGATGTCTTTGAGCCTTGTCGTAACTGAAGTGGATAGAAATTGCAGTGAAGATGCTAATTTAGTTGTACTTGTGATTGGTGCGGACAGCTAAGGTCTTGTTGACTTGGTCGACCATGGCTAATGGCACTTTGGATCGCAACCTGTCATAAATCATATCACTGAGCACTAAAACGTTAGTAAAAACTGAATTTGAGTGAGCTTGAAGAGTCTTTACCCATTTGTTGTGGTTGTTGGCTGCCGCTATGAATAGGAAGTGTAAATTTACCTCGTTACTGAGTCCCCTTGTCTTGCCAGAATCTGATGAGGAGGGGGTGACTTTTGAAATAATGTGTGTCTGCCACCAGACAATTATGGACTCGACCAACGTGCAAGGAATTATAGTCCAAATAAAATATGACTCATCTTGTGTCTGCAACGGTATGTGGTGCGTAAACCGCTGAGTCAGAATTATATGTAACACCATGCTAAGTTGAGATGGATCTTCAAGTGGATCCATTCTCACAGGTAAGAGCCATTGAGATTTATCCAGGATCCGAAccgattttgtggttgatttgtaACTGCCAAGTGCTTGATGCCGCTTCACATGAGCCAATAAGAGGTAATTACTTTTGCTAGTCCATTGTAACTAGCCAGTAGGCTTGCCACTGTGTAAAATAGAGCAATACCAATGTCTAGGACATACGATCAGAGTACCACCAGAGGTGATTAACAGTTGTGATGTGAAGACCGTTGCTCTTCCCAGCCAAGAtaaaaacaaatatgtatcaggATTTGGGTTCCAGTGATAGAGAGAGCGATCAAAGGTCTCCTGATGGTATTCAAGATGAGCCAAAAAATCCTAGGATGAGTCTTCCCAAGCATCAAGTAATAAACTATGATATTCAAGAGTAATTTGTTAATTATTGGTGTTCTGAAAAAAGGATTGCAAATATGGGTATTGTTTTTGACTGAGTCTGatgttgaattttttttccacCAATCTGCTAGGATGATGCAGTAGTGTGAGCAAATCTTCTCCAGATATGAGTGGAAGCAGGTTGCGGGAAAGTGTGCAAAGGGGTGTTATTGGTAGTGGTTCTGGTGTAGAGGTTACAGGTGAGGGGTCTAGAGATGGAGATAATAAGCATGCAGCAACTGGGGATAGAGATCAGAATCAACATAGAGAACCTGCTCGTCTGCACATCGGTCGGCTGATGGGGGTCAAGGATGGATGGGTACTGTATGCACTTCATCCCCGTCGAGACCGTTTTGTAATCAATAAGGGGGTTGTTCTGGTAGGGGATCAACGGATTATTTGTGGGGGTGCacgcaatactagattgctataagcaagaagagaagagaattcaagcaagaagagaaagataagttttgtgtttaataatttgattgagtaatagatagctcttacaagacttaatctagcctttacataggcttgaagaataactaaactaggaaacagaaaactaaaaggaaatctaaaagaatcctaaaaataagaaagactgaaactaggaaaccatgaaagccaaacctctaagcggaatcttctggaattgtagtatgccctgcatcagtccccccttctagagtaaagctcgtcctcgagttgtccaaacaaaccagaagttcattgtcaccataaaacgtaaaaatctcttgaacattaaatgtgttggagatattccaatcatttggtagatcaataacataagcattatcattgatcttctttaaaaccttgaaaggaccatatttcttcatcttggttttgttataagtacccactggaaatctctcttttcttagatgtatcatcacgatctccccttccttgaaggttttaaacctcttgtgtttatcagcatcctctttatatttagaattggatttctccagtttagattttacttcattatgtaattcagttgctttgtctacaaaagagtcggctgcagtgtttgtactctgtgtgtgggtaaggctaccaaatcaagagtatgattaggtactttagagtacacaatctcaatgagttttcccagtagaacgattcacagaagtgttgaaagcgaattccatatgtggcaataacacatcccactgcttactattatccaggcacttagctctaatcaaattcccaagtgatctattaacaacctcagttgtccatcagtttgcggatgtgaagttgtgctgaattgtagaactgtgcctaagcgcatccataaacttttccagaaataactcaaaaatttggtatctctgtcagaagtgatagactttggaaccccatgcaatcttactacttctttaaagaacaaagaagcaacattagaagcgtcagttgatttcttacaagccacgaagtgagccattttagagtaacgatcaactacgaccataacagaatcattacctctagcagtacgaggtaaaccaagtataaaatccatacttatatcaacccaaggtgcatcaggaactggtaaaggagtatacaacccggtattttgaattgtaccctttgctctctgacagaccatgcatttttgtacgaacttttgtacatcgcgtttcaaagatggccagaaatatctttcttcaatcagggcaatggttttatctctcccaaaatgaccaccaagaccactgccatgtaattctcgcataagatgtaaacgtaaagacccttgaggaatacataatcgattccctttaaaaagaaaaccttcttgtataagaaaatcatcaaccccatgagtttgagaactgcattgatcccatagtttgccaaaatcttcatcttctggataaatgtctttgatatagtcaaatgcataactctcattacgaattgtgttaatagatgacttcttctacttaaggcatcaacttgattcaatttgccacttttatgtctcacggagaaagtgtatttgttgagtgtggaaagccatcgatcatgcattctgttaactttagcagaagtattcaaaaacttcaaagcatggttgtcagtgttgacaacaaattccctatgtataagataagtatgccactgcttaagagattgaacaagagccaataactctaattcatatgtagaccatttcttttgtgcatctgaattcttctcactgtaatatgcaattggatgaccctcctgtgataatactgcaccaataccaacaacagatgcatcacaatctatttcaaaaggcttgttgaaattcggaagtgcaagaattggtgccgtacaaagcttttctttaagaaataaagcttttatccattgcttccgtccactcaaacttctccttcttgagacagtcagtcaaaggtgcagaaatagagctaaagttcttcacaaatcttcgatagaaagaagccaaaccatgaaaactacgaacatcacgaatagaagtaggaactggccaatcttcaattgcttgaactttagaaggatcgacatgaataccatcagtagaaatcacatatcccaaaaatgttactgaagaagccatgaaggtacacttcttcaaattaacatataaagagttgtcagcaagaacttgaaacacttgtgaaagatgttggaggtgttctggctcactgcgactaaaaattagtatgtcatcaaaatagacaataacaaatttactgagaaagggttggagaacctgattcataagtcgcataaaagtactaggtgcattagataacccaaatggcatgaccagccattcatataaaccttcacgtgttttgaatgctgttttccactcatctccacctcgaatgcgtatttggtggtaaccactgcgtaaatccaacttagtaaaaataatagagcccgacagtaaatcaatcatatcatcaatacgggatcggaaatctataaggaatggtgatgcgatttaatgctctgcaatcgatacacatcctccatccattgtcttttttactaaccaagaaggcaggactggcacaaggactgttgctaggtcgtatcaaaccctttgtaagcaaatcatttacctgtccctgtaatatctcatgctcagcaggactcaagcgatagtgtgcttggtttggtaaagaggctccaggaataaaatcgatgcagtgttgaatattccgtaaaggaggtaatgcagttggtagttcatctggaaataaaacattatattgaaataataagggcttcacctttgcaggaaactcaatcataggcttaatcttcatgggaatgtaaagaatgttgtgggtgcaaagaacgaataacagtggctacgacagcatcagtctgcgcacaagagtttgaagtggaattggatggactaagaaccttggttttcccattatgaacaaaagtgtaagtattctcgaatccattgtgaaccgcgtgaagatcgtattgccaaggtctgccaagaagaagatgggttgccgtcatattaatgacatcaatagaactgtgtcttcataaccctcaaaagagaatgacacataacactgaagagtaatcttctgtgtgctagaggcattaacccatcctacagtgtaaggttctggatgagaagttactggtagttcaagcttcttaactacgtgatcagcaatataattatccacactgccactatcaattatcatcttgcagattttacccccaatataacatcttgatttaaaatactgtgtctctgagacttgcattgttgagtaagaaataatggacgaatcatcccaacaaactcgtcgtcatcaccaggtgagtcttcatcttcgaactcattaagcgcaccagtgacttcattaatgaactgagttcaccaatcaaagcattgaatttccgacaatcactagaagtgtgccccgattgctgacatttattgcacttatctccacgaaattttgtataagcattattagctcgctgttgcggtggaaattgttgttgcctgttatgaaaccgattccctgtagtaggaggagttggttgcagagagtgagactgctgacccggctgaagatcaactggattggctaagataggtgtagccagaggtggagtataaggcacaatatggctaggttgtcgatgtgaatggctaacaatcataaggaggcctgggaatattcaaaacagtatctggagaaaagttttgagatgaattggtacccctgtaagtattttgataacgcccttgtctggatggataaatcctagaagaacgaatagacgattttctatcttaatagcttgctgcacagcttcgaccatagtaaaaactgaatgagtcataccattttgtattaatctattcagtccctcaatgaatcttgcaactaactgttcttcagattctttgagttgatttcgtgcgaccaaattataaaaatctgacacatattcttcaacagttcgtgccccctgctgaatgttttgtaatttgatgaaaagttgctgcataaagtctctaggtaagaacttatccctgatcaaagttttcatacgtttccaagtacgtatttccggtttgttagcgtttctatgatcatcacagatcttatcccaccaagatgcagctcctcctttgagtttgtatgtcacaagtttaaccttagcatcttcagggacttccatgaattcgaaaaaagcttctacctcaaagaaccaatcaaTTAGTTCTTCAATATGAAAATTTCCAaagaagttgggaatatcagcttttagtttatattctggtaaagaactgtaagggttgtgaccagtttttaaacgtcgttcttcaatccaattcttctctagatcgttctcacgttcatcttcatcatcactgtcaagtgcaggagaaactatcttcttctttgattgacctatgaaaccttcatacgatttcttaatgtttaaagtacgcaatacatcttcaggtacttcatcattctgtaaaaactgaagtatatcttctttagtttttccttctaagtctacaagctcaggcatatccaaatctagatttatatgttttgcaaccttcaaaagttgattctgcatggtttcaagcttggtatctcttaaccctaatttgtcctccatggacttctcaagagcttcagtaatgttttttgccaaaatctcggtatgagatttgatgagagcttcgattgctgctagagaaactggttgagcagtctttttttttttttttttttttgtatacgaaaaagaactaaaaaaggactgaaaggtgttgcggaagcgatgtaaaggatcaagttataggatgaaaacctaaaactaagcggttgataccaactaatgtggaacaaggtaaaagaaagcaatactagattgctataagcaagaagagaagagaattcaagcaagaagagaaagataagttttgtgtttaataatttgattgagtaatagatagctcttacaagacttaatctagcctttatataggcttgaagaataactaaactaggaaacaaaaaactaaaaggaaatctaaaagaatcctaaaaataagaaagactgaaactaggaaaccatggaagccaaacctctaagcggaatcttctggaattgtagtatgccctgcatcagccAGGGTTTCTTTGCATCACCAGTTCCTGAAGATGTCAAAGCCTAGATTCATGAGAATGATGCCATCCCTCTCCTTGTTGAAGCAGTTGGCTTTCCTAACTTGTTTATGCTAACACCTGAGATCCGACAGATGGCTGCAAATGTTGCGATGATAGCCAATGCAGGCCTTGGAGAAGTGACTCAGCCTCATGAAGTACCAGCAGATGAGCCTTTGCCAGTGCCAGTCTCTAGATCCTATGCTCCAGTACTAAAATCTGTTGCACCAATGCCTGCAAACAAAGCTACAAGTGCATCTGGAGATGCAGATACTGTCTAACCAGGTAGGCGTCAAAGCATAACTCTGAGAGATATGAGGGTTATGTtgaaaaaaagaaactaaagTTTTATAGTGGATAATGTTTATCAGGGTATGTGATACTCTTTTGTTGTTAAACAATGTTGTGGTGTTTAAGTTTAATGTTAATTTTCTGGGTTTTATCTTATGAATTTTGAGCATGCTAACATTATAGTTCTTAAGAAAATTGTGCACTGCTTTCCAAGATAGGCTAGATTTGAATTGCAAATAGTCTTGTAGGCGGTACTGGCAATACTAACATGACTGAGATAAGGAGTAGGTttagaagaacatcttttgaaATAGGAATTCCTTTGGTTATGGTTTTGAAGGTGTATAGAAGTACTAGAAATACCAGAATGGTTATGGTTTTGAGGGTGTAAGCCACATAGTTTTATGAACAAACAAAAGCAATTATAATGTGGTAAGATTATAGGGAGAGACATACCAGAATTTAAGAAATTGAAGTAGAGTGCAATTGTAGCCAGCCTTATGCCCACGGGTTGAGCAGAGGATCAATAGGATGTTGTAaaagttgttgctgctgctgagagTTATCTTCTGAGATTCATAACTAGTGAGATAGCATTCTTGTGAGATTGTGAGATAGCATTCTTCAGTCTGAACTGGTACAGGTAGCTTTGTGTTTGAAACTTTTTAATCGAAGTTAACATTATAAGGTTGGGGTTTGATTTGCAGGGCGAgtttcttaggctccttgtaatTGAAGTAATTTCTTAATCTATTTTTATTTGAGGTAACTTTTGTCAATTGTTCCTTGGTAAAGAAATTGTGTTGGGAATTTTTCTTGGAAGGGGAAAGACCAGCTTCCAGACTAGAGTAATTAGTGATTTGGGTGAAAATTGTGTTATGTGTTATCTGTGTGATGTGTGAGACGATCTTCATCTCTTCTGTTTCTGTGATTTTGTTCTGAATGTGATTGGAGTGATTGATGCAGTTGCAATAGTACTGATGCGAGTGATTAGAGGTAGCCATTAGAACTCAGGTGATGGAGAAACTTAACATTTGGTGGAGAAAATTAGCATTTGAATTCAGAGGAAGAAGAAAACTGAGAGATTTGGGTAGTTCCGGTAGGAGGTCCGGTAAGAAATGACCGTTGGAACTAGCCGTTGAGAGAAGAAGACAAGAGATAATGGCTAGTTTTTGCCGGCTAGAGGGGGAACGAAGGAAGGGAGAGAGGAGAGGGGAGAGCTCGGTTCATAAACAGAATAGTTAACCAACCTAAAAATAAAATAGCAGTAAGCTGGAGAAGACATAATGCTCGTACAAACATATTAATTTATCACACAAACAAAACCGATTAAAATTACAGAACATATACTTGAACTCTTAATCTCCATAATGGAAACAGCCCTTATTTAACCAGGATAGTCAGATTCTGGATTCCATAATGGAAACCAGAAGGCCTTATATAACCAGCCTATATTGTCTTTTAAGTATTGACCATACAACCTACCGAACCGTTAGGAGGGCAAGCGCTACACATCCCCACATTACAAGACCCAGATACACCACATTTTGATTCTAATGCACATTGCTCCACAGTATCTCCGAAAAATGCATAACTATCATCCCAGTATGCAAAACCATTAGGCCACGTATAGAAGTTATGAACTTTCAGGTTTCCATCTGGTTCCAACCTAAGAAATGAGAGATTAATGTTGGCTCTCACATTCATTGTATTTTTCGTAAGGTCACCAAAATACACTTTCGCAAGTATGACTCTTCGCTGTAGTGGTCGTAGCTGTGGAAGTGCCATCTCTGCCGGTGCTGGGGCGGGAGCCTCTGATTCTGGTGAAGGAGGGGGGAAGCGGCCATCTCTGGTAGTCATATCAATAAATGGTGGTTGGGAAGGTGTCGAGGTAGTGTTTTCTGCGTGTTGTTTATTTGCAAAACCCAGAGTTAAAAAATAAGTAGCAGTAGTAGCATCATCTTGTTGAACCGAATCATACTTTACATTACGAAGACCGCTTGCTTCCCAACCTGCATACCGAACAAGTGTACCTGATCTGTTTTGATACATTATGAATCCCTTTTTGCCAATAACTAAACTGTAAGGACCATTAACGAGTTTCTTACTGCGGCTGTGCATAAGTGATTGGCCTACTAAAAGGCCATCACTAGGATAATAAAAACTCTGCCAAACGAACTTTCCGTCTTTATCATGAAGTACTAAATTCCCATTTGGTTGCATGGACATACCAGTAACACCTTTGTTGGCTGTATTAGTCTGCCATGCTATACGGCCATCGAAATCTGCAAGGACTAAATTACCATCACTTCCAAAGGTGAGAGTAGAATTTTCACCAACAGGGTCGGTTGGATTAGCACTCCAAACCCAAAATATTGAGTCTCTTCCAGTCTCACCACCACTTATGCCAAGAACAAGTTTATTAGCATCCTTAATAGTACTATAGAAATATAGACTGAATGGGTATGAATAAGGTCCAGGGTCAACACGACGGTAATCCGCCGCGTAAAACCATTCACCATAAGTAAATTCACCTTGGTTAATGAACTGGAAAGTTTTGTCTTCTGGAACTATAGAATGAACTAAAACAGTAGAACATAGGGCAATGAGTAACAGAAGGAGATATTGAAGAACTGGAGGAGCCATGATGTTTGTGATCAGTAAGGATATGGGTGATGTGTATGTGAAATGCTGATTGTACTGAGTGTTTTTATTTATAGATTCCTGGGGATCAAATGCAAGGAA
This DNA window, taken from Papaver somniferum cultivar HN1 chromosome 3, ASM357369v1, whole genome shotgun sequence, encodes the following:
- the LOC113358938 gene encoding uncharacterized protein LOC113358938, with protein sequence MASTKRYKDLNDITQENMDTLIILWIIAFWIALLLHYDNVTRRPTSKYPAVSYFWQFFTSLAWNCQGLGTRDAKRYLNDMLNKLNPDIIFLSETRLKSDKLKKIVNELGISNFWYVNPGGASGTAGGLALIWKTNVSLEILDCSINHLNAKISISNSPIWLFTGYYGNPYNTTSKLHSWQKLETTAVSNKLPWLHTSIDANEASAFNENILNLDLTDLGFTGCPFTWSNKRKGHALTEQRLDRGLANDDWIAIFPNTTITNLLAIGSDHHPILLNSNPHSKNGKIPFKFFGPWLDHEDCRKIIAECWKKYTHGSSAFSIARKLKNIKLNIGVWNKEVYGNIKTNIDECKQHLTWLHTYYFGEDRGQTLVDAREQLKKWQDIEEKFWKTNSRDQLIKIGDHNKSYFTTSFLGIRNPGFVKIEELKYFGDLKNIEGISLIYCSMLTFLGILSSSEFEEEGRTKKPKISTDKLDVFEQQSQQGVIGFDKRTTEGIFLGLINLSKHDKNGPSGEPKAFENPTAGTQLKLHTMVCTSPYTYDMRRICLLSMDAHMREHPTLVPTFSQEKIASVEELDYIVSVESDVFIPSYSGNIARAVEGHRIFLVHRKIFSPDRKALVHLFDRVE
- the LOC113358939 gene encoding EP1-like glycoprotein 3; translated protein: MAPPVLQYLLLLLIALCSTVLVHSIVPEDKTFQFINQGEFTYGEWFYAADYRRVDPGPYSYPFSLYFYSTIKDANKLVLGISGGETGRDSIFWVWSANPTDPVGENSTLTFGSDGNLVLADFDGRIAWQTNTANKGVTGMSMQPNGNLVLHDKDGKFVWQSFYYPSDGLLVGQSLMHSRSKKLVNGPYSLVIGKKGFIMYQNRSGTLVRYAGWEASGLRNVKYDSVQQDDATTATYFLTLGFANKQHAENTTSTPSQPPFIDMTTRDGRFPPPSPESEAPAPAPAEMALPQLRPLQRRVILAKVYFGDLTKNTMNVRANINLSFLRLEPDGNLKVHNFYTWPNGFAYWDDSYAFFGDTVEQCALESKCGVSGSCNVGMCSACPPNGSVGCMVNT